The Streptomyces sp. Mut1 genome window below encodes:
- a CDS encoding glucose-1-phosphate thymidylyltransferase, whose translation MKALVLAGGAGTRLRPITHTSAKQLVPVANKPVLFYGLEAIAEAGITEVGIIVGDTEEEIRAAVGDGSRFGIDVTYIRQSEPLGLAHAVLVAHRFLGDDDFVMYLGDNFIVGGIAGLVEEFRADRPDAQILLTRVPDPTSFGVAELDGDGRVVALEEKPEYPKSDLALVGVYLFTRAVHEAVRSIRPSWRGELEITHAIQWLIDQQRDVRSTTIRGYWKDTGNVTDMLEVNRTVLESVEPSTEGAHVDGESEIIGRVLIEPGARVTRSRIVGPAIIGTGSVISDAYVGPFTSISQNCRIEDSEIEYSIVLRGASIDGVRRVEASLIGHDVEVTPAPRSPSAHRLVLGDHSKVQISS comes from the coding sequence GTGAAGGCTCTCGTACTCGCCGGTGGGGCAGGCACCCGGCTCCGCCCCATCACCCACACCTCGGCCAAGCAACTGGTCCCGGTGGCGAACAAACCGGTCCTCTTCTACGGCCTGGAGGCCATCGCGGAAGCCGGAATCACCGAGGTCGGCATCATCGTGGGCGACACCGAGGAGGAGATCCGCGCGGCGGTCGGCGACGGCTCGCGCTTCGGCATCGACGTCACCTACATCCGGCAGTCCGAGCCCCTCGGCCTCGCCCACGCGGTCCTGGTCGCCCACCGCTTCCTGGGCGACGACGACTTCGTCATGTACCTGGGCGACAACTTCATCGTCGGCGGGATCGCCGGCCTGGTCGAGGAGTTCCGGGCGGACCGGCCCGACGCCCAGATCCTGCTGACCCGGGTGCCCGACCCGACCTCCTTCGGCGTCGCGGAACTGGACGGGGACGGCAGGGTGGTGGCCCTGGAGGAGAAGCCCGAGTACCCCAAGAGCGACCTCGCGCTCGTCGGCGTCTACCTCTTCACCCGGGCCGTCCACGAGGCCGTCCGCTCGATCCGGCCGTCCTGGCGCGGCGAGCTGGAGATCACCCACGCCATCCAGTGGCTCATCGACCAGCAGCGCGACGTGCGCTCCACCACGATCCGGGGCTACTGGAAGGACACCGGCAACGTCACCGACATGCTGGAGGTCAACCGGACCGTGCTGGAGAGCGTGGAGCCGAGCACCGAGGGCGCCCACGTCGACGGCGAGAGCGAGATCATCGGCCGGGTGCTGATCGAACCGGGCGCCCGGGTCACCCGCAGCCGGATCGTCGGGCCCGCCATCATCGGGACCGGCTCGGTCATCAGCGACGCCTACGTCGGCCCGTTCACCTCCATCTCCCAGAACTGCCGGATCGAGGACAGCGAGATCGAGTACTCCATCGTGCTGCGGGGCGCCTCGATCGACGGGGTGCGGCGCGTGGAGGCCTCGCTGATCGGCCATGACGTCGAGGTGACCCCCGCGCCCCGCAGCCCGTCCGCCCACCGTCTCGTCCTCGGCGACCACAGCAAGGTGCAGATCTCCTCATGA
- the rfbD gene encoding dTDP-4-dehydrorhamnose reductase, whose translation MLGRDLTAALAREDAAVVAADRAALDIADPARVREAFAVHRPAVVVNCAAWTAVDDAESQEEAALRVNGTGPAVLAASCREYGSVLLHVSSDYVFAGDAVLPYAEDAPTAPRSAYGRTKLAGERAVLATLPDTGHVVRTAWLYGAGGANFVRTMIKLEGAKDTLDVVDDQRGQPTWTVDLAAQLVRLGRAALDGTAPAGVYHGTNGGSTTWYGLAREVFRLLGADPDRVRPTSSAAFARPAPRPACSVLAHDRFAAAGIEPLRDWRTAIGEAFPALLAAERPLSAGAR comes from the coding sequence ATGCTCGGCCGGGACCTGACGGCCGCGCTCGCCCGCGAGGACGCCGCCGTCGTCGCCGCCGACCGGGCGGCCCTGGACATCGCCGACCCGGCCCGGGTCCGTGAGGCGTTCGCCGTCCACCGGCCCGCCGTCGTCGTCAACTGCGCCGCCTGGACCGCCGTCGACGACGCCGAGAGCCAGGAGGAGGCCGCGCTGCGGGTCAACGGCACCGGACCCGCCGTACTCGCCGCGTCCTGCCGCGAGTACGGCAGCGTCCTGCTGCACGTCTCCTCCGACTACGTGTTCGCGGGCGACGCCGTCCTGCCCTACGCGGAGGACGCCCCGACCGCCCCGCGCAGCGCCTACGGACGCACCAAACTGGCCGGCGAACGCGCCGTCCTCGCAACCCTGCCCGACACCGGCCACGTCGTGCGCACCGCCTGGCTGTACGGCGCGGGCGGCGCCAACTTCGTCCGTACGATGATCAAACTGGAGGGGGCCAAGGACACCCTCGACGTGGTGGACGACCAGCGCGGGCAGCCCACCTGGACCGTCGATCTCGCCGCCCAGCTGGTCCGCCTCGGCCGTGCCGCGCTCGACGGCACCGCCCCGGCGGGCGTCTACCACGGCACCAACGGCGGCTCGACGACCTGGTACGGGCTGGCCCGGGAGGTCTTCCGGCTGCTGGGCGCCGACCCGGACCGCGTCCGCCCGACCAGCAGCGCCGCCTTCGCCCGCCCCGCGCCCCGGCCCGCCTGCAGCGTGCTCGCGCACGACCGGTTCGCGGCCGCCGGGATCGAACCCCTCCGCGACTGGCGTACGGCCATCGGCGAGGCCTTCCCCGCGCTGCTCGCCGCCGAACGTCCGCTCAGCGCCGGGGCGAGGTGA
- the rfbB gene encoding dTDP-glucose 4,6-dehydratase, whose product MTDPTRILVTGGAGFIGSHYVRTLLGPDGPGDVTVTVLDKLTYAGNPANLAEVRGHPGFAFVHGDICDAGLAARLMARHDQVVHLAAESHVDRSIDGGAAFVRTNVVGTHTLVHAAHEAGIATFVHVSTDEVYGSIDEGSWTEDEPLAPNSPYSASKASSDLIALAYHRTHGLDVRVTRCSNNYGHHHFPEKVVPLFVTNLLEGRPVPLYGDGAHVRDWLHIDDHVQGIELVRTEGRPGEVYNIGGGTELSNKELTRLLLEACDADWDTDVTHVEDRKGHDRRYSVDCAKIREELGYAPRKDFRTGLAETVRWYRENRSWWEPLKERAAL is encoded by the coding sequence ATGACCGACCCCACGCGCATCCTCGTCACCGGCGGCGCCGGCTTCATCGGCTCCCACTACGTCCGCACGCTGCTGGGCCCCGACGGCCCCGGCGACGTCACCGTCACCGTCCTGGACAAGCTCACCTACGCGGGCAACCCGGCCAACCTGGCGGAGGTCCGCGGCCACCCCGGCTTCGCCTTCGTGCACGGCGACATCTGCGACGCCGGCCTGGCCGCGCGCCTCATGGCCCGGCACGACCAGGTGGTGCACCTCGCCGCCGAGTCCCACGTCGACCGCTCCATCGACGGCGGCGCGGCCTTCGTCCGTACGAACGTCGTCGGCACCCACACCCTGGTCCACGCCGCGCACGAGGCTGGCATCGCCACCTTCGTCCACGTCTCCACCGACGAGGTCTACGGCTCCATCGACGAGGGCTCCTGGACCGAGGACGAACCCCTCGCGCCCAACTCCCCGTACTCCGCGTCCAAGGCATCCAGCGACCTCATCGCCCTGGCCTACCACCGCACCCACGGCCTCGACGTGCGGGTCACCCGCTGCTCCAACAACTACGGCCACCACCACTTCCCCGAGAAGGTCGTCCCGCTCTTCGTCACCAACCTCCTGGAGGGCCGGCCCGTACCGCTCTACGGCGACGGCGCCCATGTACGCGACTGGCTGCACATCGACGACCACGTCCAGGGCATCGAACTCGTCCGCACCGAGGGCCGCCCCGGTGAGGTCTACAACATCGGCGGCGGCACCGAGCTGTCCAACAAGGAACTCACCCGGCTGCTCCTGGAGGCGTGCGACGCCGACTGGGACACCGACGTGACCCACGTCGAGGACCGCAAGGGCCACGACCGGCGCTACTCGGTGGACTGCGCCAAGATCCGCGAGGAGCTGGGCTACGCGCCCCGCAAGGACTTCCGCACCGGCCTCGCCGAGACCGTGCGCTGGTACCGCGAGAACCGGTCCTGGTGGGAGCCGCTCAAGGAGAGGGCCGCCCTGTGA